A section of the Acropora muricata isolate sample 2 chromosome 4, ASM3666990v1, whole genome shotgun sequence genome encodes:
- the LOC136914548 gene encoding uncharacterized protein, which translates to MAASLRLRLKDVKDGFTKYFPYCGLASYSMLALHSLKVYPEELIIGRHSRAFIFHGALALSGIGMGTYLFNRPVFRVIEPPCSKQLLWSAFGSWMFNFGSLLLWAICKETLPENKFLRAVLAVSSSAALIYVARDYLQAVDSLRFGIIAEREVGHEL; encoded by the coding sequence ATGGCGGCAAGTCTACGCTTACGCTTGAAGGACGTGAAAGATGGCTTCACAAAATACTTTCCATATTGTGGCCTAGCTAGCTACTCGATGCTCGCTCTTCATTCACTTAAAGTGTATCCAGAAGAGCTGATAATTGGTCGGCATTCAAGGGCATTTATTTTCCATGGAGCATTGGCTTTGTCAGGAATTGGAATGGGCACATATCTTTTCAACAGGCCTGTGTTTCGTGTTATCGAACCACCTTGTTCCAAGCAATTATTGTGGAGCGCTTTTGGCTCTTGGATGTTCAACTTTGGATCTCTATTATTATGGGCGATCTGTAAAGAGACTTTACCAGAGAACAAATTCTTACGAGCTGTCCTAGCTGTGTCTTCAAGTGCTGCTCTGATATACGTTGCCAGAGATTATTTGCAAGCAGTTGACAGTCTCCGATTTGGAATCATTGCCGAGAGAGAAGTCGGCCATGAACTTTAG
- the LOC136914547 gene encoding cytidine and dCMP deaminase domain-containing protein 1-like gives MANSSYAATNPRVSKHDLYMILALWMERFPDGEQSEDPLYKKVGAVLVLPNDISYAIDCSRDGVHAVARLIMAHPNIPEGCKVFVSRKPCSLCTKLLVQAKVERVFYLPIEPEYCPKDWSMENTRGFEAEKSLVDNLFKVSPISQNIFVPKIGLQVVNNAEKGCETPQKTRKKTLNELMKKYWKKWWMDRANNYLPWPSFNRKTKGEVKRDFENMMKWMATIFVEAEERYSFELKRKPDSRNIIFNPATNTTEREKAYHLLILAKFLAERTDDPKTGVGAVILSEKKEIVGLGWNGFPKKARYGEFARAPNKTRGAEDSKYPYIIHAEQNALMMRNTKNIENGTLFVTKTPCDDCTPLIEIQGIKTVVLSEEPVEVKKKERRKKYISYEKFLKSSEFTSFFMKMNGGNAKRKLYHKSEMKKNKRPCRR, from the coding sequence ATGGCGAATTCTTCTTACGCTGCTACTAATCCCCGAGTGAGTAAACATGATCTTTACATGATTCTTGCTCTTTGGATGGAACGTTTCCCAGATGGAGAGCAAAGTGAAGATCCTCTTTACAAGAAAGTTGGAGCTGTTCTCGTTCTTCCCAACGACATAAGCTACGCTATCGATTGTTCCCGTGATGGCGTCCATGCAGTGGCTCGTTTGATAATGGCGCACCCTAACATCCCGGAAGGCTGTAAAGTTTTTGTGTCAAGAAAACCATGTTCTCTCTGCACAAAGCTTTTGGTGCAAGCCAAAGTGGAGAGGGTCTTCTATTTACCAATTGAGCCTGAATATTGTCCAAAGGATTGGTCAATGGAAAACACAAGAGGTTTTGAGGCCGAAAAGTCTCTTGTCGATAATCTGTTTAAAGTAAGCCCGATCAGTCAAAATATCTTTGTACCAAAAATTGGTTTACAGGTTGTCAACAATGCAGAAAAAGGATGTGAAACACCACAGAAAACCCGGAAGAAAACGTTGAATGAGCTTATGAAAAAGTATTGGAAAAAATGGTGGATGGATCGTGCAAACAACTATCTTCCATGGCCATCTTTCAATAGAAAGACGAAAGGTGAGGTCAAGAGAGATTTTGAAAACATGATGAAATGGATGGCGACTATTTTTGTGGAAGCGGAGGAAAGATACAGCTTTGAATTAAAGCGGAAGCCTGATTCGAGAAATATTATATTTAACCCCGCAACGAACACAACTGAACGCGAAAAAGCTTACCACTTATTAATTTTGGCAAAGTTCCTTGCTGAGCGGACCGATGACCCAAAAACCGGAGTAGGGGCAGTCATCTTAAGCGAGAAGAAAGAAATTGTTGGGCTTGGTTGGAACGGATTTCCGAAAAAGGCGCGTTATGGCGAATTTGCCAGAGCCCCAAACAAAACTAGAGGCGCAGAAGACAGTAAGTATCCGTACATTATCCACGCAGAGCAGAATGCATTAATGATGCGAAATAcgaaaaacattgaaaatggaACCTTATTTGTGACGAAGACGCCGTGTGATGATTGCACCCCATTAATTGAGATACAAGGAATAAAGACAGTTGTCTTGAGCGAAGAGCCTGTTGAggtaaaaaagaaagagagaagaaagaaaTATATAAGCTATGAAAAGTTCCTCAAAAGCAGCGAATTCACTAGcttttttatgaaaatgaatgGGGGAAATGCAAAGAGAAAATTGTATCATAAAagtgaaatgaagaaaaataagagGCCTTGTCGAAGATAA
- the LOC136913024 gene encoding uncharacterized protein, with the protein MSVLSAPGDLVPVDDKENTDNPKQASVTKSEYQYGSPHSKQKFSEKGKAFWKDVRNKNRESAFRKLKKKFDHIKKLCEGPEPNLEALEAERNKLDSLKEELNEAHHAYEELLDTLVEKEESYRWFDVRDREFLEKRMKICEYIQSLERSSYGSEKSVTSGHTLKTKSRKSDMSCKSSQYSLSLAKADASAKVAKAKIEMEFLEKETELKRLQLEKQYALAKAEENAFKEVLDEQLELNSQVKENVKIENTDAIPKTNPQVTTGSVKQEVKADSTPFIPISIARDNNSSQKGQPATPSHDQTSSINLALNQLVDLQVRQTELNSQLIKQQRSFHLPVKEPPIFSGNPFEYPAFITAFDAIITANVPADRDRLFFLEKFTSGKANDSVKGFLAAGSETAYKEARKLLDQRYGNPVIIAESFKSSLRNWRQISDGDSKELQDFSDFLIRCQEAMKTMKSTTELDSSQVLLSLSAKLPSYSGVKWCRFAHEEQMKRECPIRFKDFVRFVKLEAELANDPIFSPDALKRERKKGSGEQRDRSSKPRRQNYGSNTGQSFASSVTPMKSRQPNQTASPSTQLSPCSICMGNHPVAKCIKLSTASLDEKYDIVRSKRLCFRCLKPGHLSRDCQSRSNCRDCSKRHHTLLHGVNPMNQTGQIQSYYSQGRIQEAQNRHPDSVTATANASSVSLTSHGELTAITSSKIVPVFVSHRDYPGKEVKVYALLDDASDTTFVTNQVKEELGVPGVETNLSLSTMHGRRVISVSRIDGLTVERPDRRAKIDLPRAYTKERIPSRRNQIPTPAIAERWSHLQRIKEKIPELDKKIDIGLLIGCNCPKAIKPKEIITGKSEEPYAIRTLLGWCIVGPTNFPNALDKTDPSDESSCNRILAQEVNDEGGKLEFVINQRTKELINPLAVTQMFERDFSENRDARTQGLSKEDRRFLNLAETGIHRCHDGHYELPLPLKTSFKGLLNNRRDAVRRTFYLKRRFALPNNQEFTEEYMNFMKKMIDNGYAEKVPKETNAKPGMTFYINHHGTRHPKKKKLRIVFNCSQEFNGESLNKHLIQGPLLTNDLTGVLLRFRQERIALTCDIEGMFHQIRVNPEHRDLLRFLWWEGNDLSKDPTDYRMTVHLFGATSSPSCANFALKKTADDYEEEFGAQAANFIRHNFYVDDGLKSVPTVEEALNLVKNVKQMCSKGGFNLHKFLSNSKEVIRGIQQSDRADGVKEVDLDLDSLPLERTLGVHWCVESDCFQFSIVLQDKPCTRRGILSTVSSVFDPLGFVAPLMLQGKSILQELCRQDLEWDDPIPSETKAKWERWRTELLKLQRISIPRCYKPEGFGHVTKTELHNFSDASTLGYGQCSYLRLVDENGQVHCAFVMGKSRVAPLKPVTVPRLELTAAVCSVRISQQIQKELEYNIDEVYYWTDSKVVLGYINNESRRFHVFVSNRIQEVHDHTNSSQWRYVESKENPADEASRGMKAQELQQSRWILGPAFLWNKEDKWLAANCRGSTFDVAHDDPEVKKCVVMATMTSPVNDIEERIGNFSEWHRAKRAVALCTRYIKKLKDRVSKKATQETQVTVEDLKKASMVMIRAAQTRAFQEEKIELSKKTHLKTNSAISKLDPFVDSNGLLRVGGRLKYANLNDDVKHPIILPKNSHVTSLLIRDFHERTLHQGKGITLNEIRSNGFWVIGGSSAVSNAIVSCVKCRKLRGPVVEQKMSDLPEDRVEASPPFSYCAVDYFGPFMIKEGRKELKRYGVLFTCMSSRAVHVETASSLETDSFIHALRRFLCRRGPVRQLRSDQGTNFIGARRELKEALEEMNHDRIRSELLKQECDWINFKMNTPGASHMGGVWERQIRSVRAVLSSLLSSNPTRLDDESLRTFMCEAESIINSRPLTVDQLTDPDSPEPLTPNHLLTMKSKILLPPPGNFQPADAYVRKRWRRVQYLTNEFWSRWRKEFLLSLQERQKWTRPRRNLHVDDIVIVKDVNTPRNAWQLARVSAVYPSDDGQVRKVQVALADSCLDSKGRRTGPMRYLERPIQKLVLLVPTDNKD; encoded by the coding sequence ATGAGTGTCCTGTCGGCGCCAGGAGATCTCGTCCCAGTTGATGACAAAGAGAACACCGATAACCCGAAACAGGCCTCGGTCACGAAATCAGAATACCAGTACGGTTCACCTCATTCAAAACAGAAGTTTTCCGAAAAGGGAAAAGCCTTCTGGAAAGATGTCCGAAATAAGAATAGAGAAAGTGCCTTCCgaaaattaaagaagaaatttgATCACATTAAAAAGCTATGCGAAGGCCCGGAACCCAACTTGGAGGCTCTAGAAGCCGAGCGGAACAAATTAGATTCCCTGAAGGAAGAATTGAATGAAGCTCATCACGCATATGAAGAACTTCTtgacacacttgtcgaaaaagAGGAGTCGTACCGATGGTTCGATGTTAGGGATCGGGAATTCCTAGAAAAACGGATGAAAATCTGCGAATATATACAATCGCTAGAAAGAAGTTCTTATGGCTCAGAAAAAAGCGTTACGTCTGGCCATACATTAAAGACAAAGTCTCGAAAAAGTGACATGTCATGCAAGTCTTCGCAATATTCCTTATCGCTTGCTAAAGCAGATGCGTCTGCCAAAGTCGCCAAGGCTAAAATTGAGATGGAATTTTTAGAAAAGGAAACGGAGCTGAAACGACTCCAACTCGAAAAACAGTATGCACTAGCAAAGGCAGAAGAAAACGCTTTCAAGGAAGTACTTGACGAGCAGCTAGAATTAAATTCACAAGTCAAAGAAAACGTGAAAATAGAGAACACAGATGCCATACCAAAAACGAACCCTCAAGTCACGACAGGCTCTGTAAAACAGGAAGTGAAAGCGGACAGCACCCCTTTCATTCCAATTTCAATAGCACGCGATAATAACTCATCACAGAAAGGACAACCAGCCACACCGAGCCACGATCAAACGTCAAGTATTAATCTCGCTCTTAACCAGCTAGTAGACCTGCAAGTCCGTCAAACAGAATTGAACTCACAGCTGATCAAACAACAAAGGTCATTTCATCTCCCTGTTAAAGAGCCACCGATCTTTTCCGGAAATCCGTTCGAATATCCGGCCTTCATAACCGCATTTGACGCTATTATCACCGCAAATGTCCCCGCTGATAGGGACAGATTATTTTTTCTCGAAAAGTTCACGAGCGGCAAAGCAAACGACTCCGTTAAAGGCTTCCTAGCAGCCGGATCAGAAACAGCATATAAAGAGGCTAGAAAACTTCTTGACCAACGCTACGGGAACCCCGTGATCATCGCCGAGAGTTTTAAGTCCAGCCTGCGAAATTGGCGCCAGATTAGTGACGGCGATTCAAAGGAACTTCAGGACTTTTCTGACTTTCTGATACGTTGCCAGGAAGccatgaaaacaatgaaatcgACAACTGAGCTAGACTCAAGTCAGGTCCTGCTATCTCTATCCGCCAAGCTTCCCTCCTACTCAGGAGTCAAGTGGTGTAGATTCGCTCATGAGGAGCAAATGAAGCGCGAGTGTCCAATTCGTTTCAAGGACTTCGTCCGGTTCGTGAAACTAGAAGCCGAATTAGCTAACGACCCAATATTCTCCCCAGATGCTctcaagagagagagaaaaaagggCTCAGGAGAACAGCGAGATCGAAGCTCAAAGCCAAGGCGCCAGAACTACGGCAGCAACACAGGTCAGTCTTTCGCTTCATCTGTAACACCGATGAAATCGAGGCAACCCAACCAGACCGCATCCCCTTCCACCCAGCTGTCACCTTGTTCGATCTGCATGGGCAACCACCCGGTCGCGAAGTGTATCAAACTCTCAACCGCTTCTCTTGACGAAAAATACGATATAGTTCGCTCCAAGAGACTTTGTTTTAGATGTCTGAAGCCAGGTCATCTCTCCCGCGACTGCCAGTCAAGGTCTAATTGCAGAGACTGCAGCAAGAGACACCACACCCTTCTACATGGTGTTAATCCTATGAACCAAACCGGCCAGATCCAGTCATACTACAGTCAAGGTAGAATCCAAGAAGCCCAAAACCGCCATCCTGACTCCGTAACAGCTACAGCTAATGCCTCCAGCGTCTCCCTAACCTCGCACGGCGAATTAACGGCTATTACTAGCTCAAAAATCGTGCCAGTCTTTGTGTCCCATCGTGATTATCCAGGAAAGGAGGTAAAGGTCTACGCCTTGTTGGACGATGCTAGCGACACCACCTTTGTGACAAACCAGGTGAAGGAAGAATTGGGCGTTCCCGGAGTTGAAACCAATTTGAGCCTCAGCACCATGCATGGCAGAAGGGTGATATCTGTCTCAAGGATAGACGGCTTGACAGTAGAACGTCCCGACAGACGCGCTAAGATCGACCTACCAAGGGCATATACCAAAGAAAGGATTCCGTCGAGACGAAACCAGATTCCGACTCCTGCGATAGCAGAAAGATGGTCTCATCTTCAGAGGATCAAAGAAAAGATTCCAGAACTCGACAAGAAGATAGACATTGGCCTTTTGATTGGCTGCAACTGCCCCAAGGCCATTAAGCCAAAGGAAATAATAACCGGCAAGAGTGAAGAACCATACGCTATAAGAACTCTCCTCGGTTGGTGTATAGTGGGCCCTACCAATTTCCCCAACGCCTTAGACAAAACCGACCCCTCCGATGAATCCTCATGTAATAGGATCCTTGCACAAGAGGTAAATGACGAAGGCGGAAAACTAGAGTTCGTGATAAACCAGCGAACCAAAGAGCTGATAAACCCCCTCGCCGTCACGCAGATGTTTGAACGTGATTTCTCCGAGAATCGAGACGCGAGAACTCAAGGACTCTCCAAAGAAGACCGAAGATTCCTGAACCTCGCTGAAACTGGTATTCACCGCTGTCACGACGGCCATTATGAACTTCCTCTCCCATTGAAAACAAGCTTCAAAGGTCTCCTTAACAACAGAAGGGACGCTGTCCGGCGCACGTTTTACCTCAAAAGGCGGTTTGCGTTACCAAACAATCAGGAGTTTACGGAAGAGTATATGAATTTCATGAAGAAGATGATCGACAACGGCTACGCCGAAAAGGTTCCGAAAGAAACGAATGCGAAACCTGGCATGACATTCTACATAAACCACCACGGAACCAGGCACCCGAAGAAGAAAAAGTTGAGGATAGTCTTCAACTGCAGCCAAGAGTTCAACGGTGAGTCCTTGAACAAACATCTAATACAAGGTCCCCTGCTGACCAACGACTTGACGGGCGTTCTCCTGAGATTTAGGCAAGAGCGAATAGCCCTGACGTGCGACATAGAAGGCATGTTCCATCAGATACGTGTGAATCCCGAACATCGTGACCTGTTGCGCTTCCTGTGGTGGGAAGGAAATGATCTTTCCAAGGACCCCACAGATTATCGTATGACCGTTCATCTATTCGGTGCCACGTCTTCACCAAGCTGCGCCAACTTCGCGCTCAAAAAAACTGCGGATGACTACGAAGAAGAGTTTGGAGCGCAAGCAGCCAACTTCATCCGACATAACTTCTATGTGGATGACGGTCTCAAGTCGGTTCCGACAGTGGAAGAAGCACTCAACCTCGTCAAGAACGTCAAGCAGATGTGTAGTAAGGGTGGTTTTAACCTACacaagttcctttcaaacaGCAAGGAAGTCATAAGGGGCATTCAACAGTCAGACAGGGCAGATGGTGTGAAGGAAGTGGACTTAGATCTCGACTCCCTACCGTTGGAACGCACCCTTGGAGTTCATTGGTGCGTAGAATCCGACTGTTTTCAGTTCTCCATTGTTCTTCAAGACAAACCCTGCACGAGGCGTGGCATCCTGTCAACAGTTAGCTCTGTTTTTGACCCTTTGGGATTCGTCGCTCCGCTCATGTTGCAAGGGAAGTCGATTCTTCAGGAATTGTGTCGTCAAGACCTAGAATGGGACGACCCAATACCCAGCGAAACAAAGGCCAAATGGGAAAGATGGAGGACGGAGCTTTTGAAACTACAGCGCATCTCAATCCCAAGATGTTACAAGCCTGAAGGCTTTGGCCACGTAACAAAGACCGAACTCCACAACTTTTCAGATGCAAGCACACTGGGCTATGGCCAATGCAGTTATCTGCGCCTGGTAGACGAGAATGGCCAAGTACATTGTGCCTTCGTGATGGGCAAATCCAGAGTTGCGCCCTTGAAACCAGTAACTGTCCCACGCTTAGAACTCACCGCTGCAGTCTGCTCCGTGAGAATCAGCCAACAGATACAGAAAGAGCTAGAGTACAACATCGACGAAGTTTACTACTGGACGGACAGCAAGGTAGTACTTGGCTACATTAACAATGAGAGCAGACGCTTCCATGTCTTTGTGTCCAACCGAATTCAAGAAGTTCACGACCACACCAACAGTAGTCAGTGGAGATATGTAGAGTCTAAGGAGAACCCCGCTGACGAAGCATCACGTGGAATGAAGGCTCAAGAACTTCAACAATCTCGATGGATCCTTGGACCTGCGTTTCTGTGGAACAAAGAAGATAAGTGGCTAGCTGCAAATTGCAGAGGCTCCACCTTCGACGTAGCGCATGATGACCCAGAAGTCAAGAAGTGCGTCGTCATGGCTACAATGACCTCACCTGTGAATGACATCGAAGAAAGAATTGGGAACTTTTCCGAGTGGCATAGAGCGAAGAGAGCCGTGGCTCTGTGCACTAGGTACATAAAGAAGCTTAAAGATCGAGTATCCAAAAAAGCAACTCAAGAAACGCAAGTTACCGTAGAAGATCTGAAGAAAGCTAGTATGGTCATGATTCGCGCAGCGCAAACACGAGCCTTTCAAGAAGAGAAGATTGAACTGTCAAAGAAAACGCACTTGAAGACAAACAGCGCTATATCGAAGCTCGACCCGTTCGTGGATTCTAACGGTCTACTACGTGTTGGTGGGCGTCTGAAGTACGCAAACCTGAATGATGATGTCAAGCATCCCATAATATTGCCCAAGAACAGCCACGTGACTTCCTTATTGATTAGAGACTTCCATGAACGCACGCTGCATCAAGGCAAGGGCATCACCCTAAATGAAATACGATCTAATGGATTTTGGGTGATTGGAGGGTCATCTGCAGTGAGCAACGCGATCGTGTCATGTGTCAAGTGCCGTAAACTACGTGGTCCGGTAGTCGAGCAGAAAATGTCCGACCTTCCCGAAGACCGAGTCGAAGCGTCTCCCCCTTTCAGCTATTGTGCGGTCGACTATTTTGGGCCGTTCATGATTAAAGAAGGTCGCAAGGAGCTCAAACGCTACGGAGTTCTCTTCACGTGTATGTCTTCAAGAGCTGTACATGTCGAAACTGCGTCTTCTTTGGAAACAGATTCATTCATCCATGCTTTGCGGCGTTTCCTGTGTCGTAGAGGACCCGTGAGACAACTCAGAAGCGACCAAGGCACTAACTTCATTGGAGCACGCAGAGAGCTGAAGGAAGCATTGGAAGAAATGAATCACGACCGTATAAGATCCGAGCTATTGAAGCAAGAGTGCGACTGGATCAATTTTAAAATGAACACCCCAGGAGCAAGCCACATGGGTGGCGTTTGGGAACGACAAATAAGATCAGTGCGTGCCGTTCTGTCTTCCCTCCTCTCAAGCAACCCCACGAGACTTGACGACGAGTCCTTGAGGACATTCATGTGTGAAGCGGAATCAATAATCAATAGTCGTCCTCTTACCGTTGACCAACTTACAGACCCGGATTCGCCAGAACCACTCACGCCGAATCATCTGCTGACCATGAAGTCAAAGATCCTGCTGCCGCCCCCAGGAAATTTCCAACCGGCTGACGCGTATGTCCGAAAACGCTGGAGACGAGTACAGTATTTAACCAATGAATTTTGGTCTCGCTGGCGTAAGGAGTTTCTCCTCAGCCTACAAGAACGCCAGAAATGGACACGACCTCGCAGAAACCTCCACGTCGACGACATTGTCATCGTGAAGGATGTGAACACTCCTCGCAACGCTTGGCAGCTCGCCCGCGTATCTGCTGTGTACCCTAGTGACGACGGCCAGGTACGCAAGGTTCAGGTGGCTCTCGCAGATAGCTGTTTGGACAGTAAGGGACGGAGAACAGGTCCCATGCGCTATCTGGAGCGACCAATACAAAAATTGGTCCTGCTGGTACCAACGGATAACAAAGATTAG
- the LOC136914546 gene encoding cytidine and dCMP deaminase domain-containing protein 1-like: MAGYATTNPRLSKDDLYLILAFWMESFPDDKPSEDRLFKKVGAVLVLPNDICYTIDWSRDGVHAVARLIMTHPDKLKGSKVFVSRKPCSFCTKLLVQKEVQRVFNLPIEPEYFPMKQLSKDEDKSYESEKACVDNLFKVSPIAVTTFVPEVEDEVVNAIQNKYKSSEEDRWVEKKDELLKRYWNQEWISEVQKYLPWGPFDEMMKSEVNKRFENMMTWISTILVESDKRRFKQEHKGSANTEDIKFNPTTNENKHKQAYHFMILAKFLAERTDDPRTELGTAIIDKSMEIVGLGWNGFPRKACYGEFARASRENEGEPDNKYPYDAEQNALMMRNTKIIDGGTLFMTKTPSDESTALFMMQGIKTVVLGEESIEEAEMKGINHEKFSDGVKNGKFICFCLKRQTGMNENSALSSCSTLLSAWEYFITLKVILVN, encoded by the coding sequence ATGGCGGGTTACGCTACTACTAATCCTCGACTTAGTAAAGATGATCTTTACCTGATTCTTGCCTTTTGGATGGAAAGTTTCCCAGATGACAAGCCAAGTGAAGACCGTCTTTTCAAGAAAGTTGGAGCTGTGCTCGTTCTTCCCAACGACATATGCTACACTATCGATTGGTCCCGTGATGGCGTCCATGCAGTGGCTCGTTTGATAATGACGCACCCTGATAAGCTCAAAGGCTCCAAAGTTTTTGTGTCGAGAAAACCATGTTCTTTCTGCACAAAGCTTCTGGTGCAGAAGGAAGTACAGAGAGTCTTCAATTTACCGATTGAGCCGGAATACTTTCCAATGAAACAACTGAGTAAAGACGAAGACAAATCTTATGAGAGCGAGAAAGCGTGCGTCGATAATCTGTTTAAGGTAAGCCCTATAGCTGTTACTACCTTTGTACCAGAGGTCGAGGATGAGGTTGTCAACGCCATACAAAATAAGTATAAATCATCAGAGGAAGATCGCTGGGTTGAAAAGAAGGATGAGCTTTTAAAAAGATATTGGAACCAAGAGTGGATTTCAGAGGTACAGAAGTATCTGCCGTGGGGGCCTTTCGACGAAATGATGAAAAGCGAGGTCAACAAAAGGTTTGAAAACATGATGACATGGATATCAACAATTTTGGTGGAATCGGATAAACGTAGGTTCAAACAAGAACATAAGGGCTCTGCTAACACGGAAGATATTAAATTTAACCCCACAACGAAcgaaaacaaacataaacaagcTTACCACTTCATGATTTTGGCAAAGTTCCTCGCTGAGCGGACCGATGACCCAAGAACCGAATTAGGGACCGCCATTATAGACAAGAGCATGGAAATTGTTGGGCTTGGCTGGAACGGATTTCCTAGAAAAGCGTGTTACGGCGAGTTTGCGAGAGCCTCGCGCGAAAATGAAGGCGAACCAGACAACAAGTATCCGTACGACGCAGAACAGAACGCGTTGATGATGCGAAATACGAAAATTATTGATGGCGGAACGTTATTTATGACCAAGACACCGTCTGATGAGAGCACAGCATTATTTATGATGCAAGGAATAAAGACAGTTGTCTTGGGCGAAGAATCTATAGAAGAGGCAGAAATGAAAGGTATAAATCATGAAAAGTTCTCCGACGGAGTCAAAAACGGtaaattcatttgtttttgtcTGAAAAGGCAAACAGGAATGAATGAAAACTCAGCTCTAAGCAGTTGTTCTACACTGCTCTCAGCATGGGAATATTTTATAACTCTTAAGGTTATTTTAGTGAACTAA